The following proteins are co-located in the Palaemon carinicauda isolate YSFRI2023 chromosome 30, ASM3689809v2, whole genome shotgun sequence genome:
- the LOC137623798 gene encoding pupal cuticle protein Edg-84A-like, producing the protein MNAKVILVVLGLAAMVAADSSESFEYAPRRRASSEESYESSEARYSFNWAVDHDPSSNEFGHQESRDGDETQGSYYVELPDGRLQTVKYFVNGDSGYVAEVNHEDTSSAESVESYERPRYRYSSDSNESK; encoded by the exons ATGAACGCAAAG GTTATTCTCGTGGTCTTGGGCCTCGCTGCCATGGTGGCTGCTGACAGCAGCGAATCCTTCGAATATGCTCCAAGGAGAAGG GCTTCATCTGAGGAATCCTATGAATCCAGCGAAGCTCGTTACAGCTTCAACTGGGCTGTGGACCACGACCCTTCCAGCAACGAATTCGGACACCAGGAAAGCCGTGACGGTGACGaaactcagggatcctactacgtcgaGCTTCCCGACGGTCGTCTGCAGACTGTCAAGTATTTCGTCAATGGAGACTCAGGCTACGTGGCTGAGGTCAACCATGAAGATACCTCCTCAGCCGAGTCAGTTGAGTCTTACGAGAGGCCAAGATACCGGTACTCCTCCGACTCCAACGAATCCAAATAA
- the LOC137623799 gene encoding pro-resilin-like, with translation MNAKVILVVLGLVAMVAADSSESFEYSPRRRASSEESFESGEAKYSFNWAVDHDPSSNEFGHQESRDGDETQGSYYVELPDGRLQTVKYFVNGDSGYVAEVNHEDTSSAESVESYERPRYRYSSDSNESK, from the exons ATGAACGCAAAG gttatTCTCGTGGTCTTGGGCCTCGTTGCCATGGTGGCTGCTGACAGCAGTGAATCCTTCGAATATTCTCCAAGGAGAAGG GCTTCATCTGAGGAGTCATTTGAATCCGGCGAAGCCAAGTACAGCTTCAACTGGGCTGTGGACCACGACCCTTCCAGCAACGAATTCGGACACCAGGAAAGCCGTGACGGTGACGaaactcagggatcctactacgtcgaGCTTCCCGACGGTCGTCTGCAGACTGTCAAGTATTTCGTCAATGGAGACTCAGGCTACGTGGCTGAGGTCAACCATGAAGATACCTCCTCAGCCGAGTCAGTCGAGTCTTACGAGAGGCCAAGATACCGTTACTCCTCAGACTCCAACGAGTCCAAATAA
- the LOC137623794 gene encoding pupal cuticle protein Edg-84A-like, translated as MNAKVILVVLGLAAMVAADSSESFEYAPRRRASSEESYESGEARYSFNWAVDHDPSSNEFGHQESRDGDETQGSYYVELPDGRLQTVKYFVNGDSGYVAEVNHEDTSSAESVESYERPRYRYSSDSNESK; from the exons ATGAACGCAAAG GTTATTCTCGTGGTCTTAGGCCTCGCTGCCATGGTGGCTGCTGACAGCAGCGAATCCTTCGAATATGCTCCAAGGAGACGG GCTTCATCTGAGGAATCCTACGAATCCGGCGAAGCTCGTTACAGCTTCAACTGGGCTGTGGACCACGACCCTTCCAGCAACGAATTCGGACACCAGGAAAGCCGTGACGGAGACGaaactcagggatcctactacgtcgaGCTTCCCGACGGTCGTCTGCAGACTGTCAAGTATTTCGTCAATGGAGACTCAGGCTACGTGGCTGAGGTCAACCATGAAGATACCTCCTCAGCCGAGTCAGTTGAGTCTTACGAGAGGCCAAGATACCGGTACTCCTCAGACTCCAACGAATCCAAATAG
- the LOC137623161 gene encoding pro-resilin-like: protein MNAKIILVVLGLATMVAADSSESFEYAPRRRASSEESYESGEAKYSFNWAVDHDPSSNEFGHQESRDGDETQGSYYVELPDGRLQTVKYFVNGDSGYVAEVNHEDTSSAESVESYERPRYRYSSDSNESK, encoded by the exons ATGAATGCAAAG ATTATTCTCGTGGTCTTGGGCCTCGCTACCATGGTGGCTGCTGACAGCAGCGAATCCTTCGAATATGCTCCAAGGAGAAGG GCTTCATCTGAGGAATCCTACGAATCCGGCGAAGCCAAGTACAGCTTCAACTGGGCTGTGGACCACGACCCTTCCAGCAACGAATTCGGACACCAGGAAAGCCGTGACGGTGACGaaactcagggatcctactacgtcgaGCTTCCCGACGGTCGTCTGCAGACTGTCAAGTATTTCGTCAATGGAGACTCAGGCTACGTGGCTGAGGTCAACCATGAAGATACCTCCTCAGCCGAGTCAGTTGAGTCTTACGAGAGGCCAAGATACCGGTACTCCTCAGACTCCAACGAATCCAAATAG
- the LOC137623167 gene encoding pro-resilin-like, whose translation MVLGLAAMVAADSSESFEYAPRRRASSEESYESGEAKYSFNWAVDHDPSSNEFGHQESRDGDETQGSYYVELPDGRLQTVRYFVNGDSGYVAEVNHEDTSSAESVESYERPRYRYSSDSNESK comes from the exons ATGGTCTTGGGCCTCGCTGCCATGGTGGCTGCTGACAGCAGCGAATCCTTCGAATATGCTCCAAGGAGAAGG GCTTCATCTGAGGAGTCCTACGAATCCGGCGAAGCCAAGTACAGCTTCAACTGGGCTGTGGACCACGACCCTTCCAGCAACGAATTCGGACACCAGGAAAGCCGTGACGGAGATGaaactcagggatcctactacgtcgaGCTTCCCGACGGTCGTCTGCAGACCGTCAGGTATTTCGTCAATGGAGACTCAGGCTACGTGGCTGAGGTCAATCATGAAGATACCTCCTCAGCCGAGTCAGTTGAGTCTTACGAGAGGCCAAGATACCGGTACTCCTCAGACTCCAACGAATCCAAATAG
- the LOC137623160 gene encoding pro-resilin-like, whose product MNSKVILVVLGLAALVAADSRESYEYAPRRDSSEESYESSEARYNFNWAVDHDPSSNEFGHQETRDGDDTQGSYYVQLPDGRLQTVKYFVDGDSGYVAEVNYQGSASFESGSDESNERPRYYYGSGSNESK is encoded by the exons ATGAACTCAAAG GTAATCCTCGTGGTCTTGGGCCTAGCTGCCCTGGTAGCTGCTGACAGCAGGGAGTCATATGAATATGCTCCAAGAAGG GATTCATCTGAGGAATCCTACGAATCCAGCGAGGCTCGTTACAACTTCAACTGGGCTGTGGACCACGACCCTTCCAGCAACGAATTCGGACACCAGGAGACCCGAGATGGAGACGACACTCAGGGGTCGTACTACGTCCAGCTTCCCGACGGTCGTCTGCAGACTGTCAAGTATTTTGTCGACGGAGACTCAGGCTACGTGGCTGAAGTCAACTACCAAGGAAGTGCTTCATTCGAGTCAGGCTCAGATGAGTCCAACGAGAGGCCAAGATACTACTATGGTTCCGGCTCCAACGAGTCCAAGTAG
- the LOC137623163 gene encoding pro-resilin-like: protein MNSKVILVVLGLAALVAADSRESFEYAPRRDSSEESYESGEAKYSFNYAVDHDPSSNEFGHQETRDGDETQGSYYVELPDGRLQTVKYFVNGDSGYVAEVNHEDTSSAESVESYERPRYRYSSDSNESK from the exons ATGAATTCAAAG GTAATCCTCGTGGTCTTGGGCCTCGCTGCCCTGGTAGCTGCTGACAGCAGGGAATCCTTCGAATATGCTCCACGACGT GATTCATCTGAGGAATCCTACGAATCCGGCGAAGCCAAGTACAGCTTCAACTATGCTGTGGACCACGACCCTTCCAGCAACGAATTCGGACACCAAGAAACCCGTGACGGTGACGaaactcagggatcctactacgtcgaGCTTCCCGACGGTCGTCTGCAGACTGTCAAATATTTCGTCAATGGAGACTCAGGCTACGTGGCTGAGGTCAACCATGAAGATACCTCCTCAGCCGAGTCAGTTGAGTCTTACGAGAGGCCAAGATACCGGTACTCCTCAGACTCTAACGAGTCCAAATAG